From Cecembia calidifontis, one genomic window encodes:
- a CDS encoding glycoside hydrolase family 95 protein, whose translation MKSTIFLSLYLFCAFCVHKTLAQSLLWYEKPASIWEEALPIGNGRSGAMVFGQTSKERIQLNEDSLWPGGPDDWGPAEGKPEDLEFIRQLLLQGENKKADSLLVAKFSRKSITRSHQTLGDLWLDLGHEAVSDYRRELDLDRALVTVSYKVEGHDFSQKVFTTTPDQAIVIHLQSNHPNGINGKIRLNRPEDDGHPTVTVKATSNQTLLMDGEVTQRKGQIDSKPSPILHGVKFQTMVWIENSGGKTKAKADHIEIEGAEALLIKLVTNTSYYHPNFQKKNEEQLQNIKAKTIEELQQRHITDYQSLFHRVKFSLEDPSPYDIPTDQRIAGVKGGKTDLYLESLLFDFGRYLLISSSRPGTLPSNLQGIWNRHIEAPWNADYHLNINLQMNYWPAEVTNLSELHEPFFDYMDQLIISGRKTARETYGMRGAALAHGSDLWHMTFLQAAQAYWGSWLGAGGWMMQHFWERYQFTQDKKFLQQRFLPAMEEIAAFYLDWLIPYPGDGKWVSSPSTSPENSFINAKGESAASTMGAAMDQQIIAEVFDNFMQASKILGYQSPILEEVKTKRQNLRSGLRIGSDGRLLEWDQEYEEPEKDHRHMSHLYAFHPGNAITKNKTPDLFDAVRKTLDYRLAHGGAGTGWSRAWLINFSARLQDGEMAHEHIQKLIQQSLYPNLFDAHPPFQIDGNFGYTAGIAEMLLQSHDGSIHLLPALPKEWQKGKITGLKARGNFIIDMEWKEGQLITARISAPIGGKAFVKYKGNLLEVELNKGETFDFSLQ comes from the coding sequence ATGAAGTCAACTATTTTTTTATCACTTTATCTATTCTGCGCTTTTTGTGTGCATAAAACGCTAGCTCAAAGCTTACTTTGGTACGAAAAGCCTGCAAGCATTTGGGAAGAAGCCCTTCCTATAGGCAATGGCAGATCAGGAGCCATGGTCTTTGGGCAAACATCAAAAGAGCGGATCCAGCTCAACGAAGATTCCCTCTGGCCGGGTGGACCTGATGACTGGGGACCGGCAGAAGGAAAACCGGAGGACCTGGAGTTCATCCGGCAGCTACTCTTGCAAGGAGAAAATAAAAAAGCAGATTCTTTATTGGTAGCCAAATTTTCAAGAAAAAGTATCACCCGCTCCCATCAGACTTTGGGTGACCTTTGGTTAGATCTGGGACATGAAGCGGTCAGTGATTACAGACGGGAACTGGATCTGGATCGGGCTTTGGTAACCGTAAGCTATAAAGTGGAAGGCCATGATTTTTCCCAAAAAGTATTCACCACCACACCGGATCAGGCCATTGTGATCCATCTTCAATCCAATCACCCAAATGGAATCAATGGAAAAATCAGGTTGAACAGACCGGAAGATGATGGCCATCCTACCGTAACAGTAAAGGCCACCTCCAATCAAACTTTACTAATGGATGGGGAAGTTACCCAGAGAAAAGGGCAAATTGACTCCAAACCCAGCCCCATCCTCCATGGTGTCAAGTTCCAGACTATGGTATGGATTGAAAATTCAGGGGGTAAAACCAAGGCCAAAGCTGATCACATCGAAATAGAAGGTGCTGAAGCTCTTCTTATCAAATTGGTCACCAATACTTCCTACTACCATCCAAATTTCCAAAAGAAAAATGAAGAACAACTTCAAAACATCAAAGCCAAAACCATTGAAGAACTCCAACAAAGGCATATCACAGATTATCAATCCCTTTTCCATAGGGTGAAATTTTCTTTGGAAGATCCCAGCCCTTATGACATCCCAACTGATCAAAGAATTGCAGGGGTCAAAGGAGGAAAAACTGATCTTTATCTGGAATCCTTGCTTTTTGACTTTGGAAGGTATTTATTGATTTCATCTTCCAGACCTGGAACCTTACCCTCCAACTTGCAGGGAATCTGGAACAGGCATATCGAAGCGCCCTGGAATGCGGATTACCACCTGAACATCAACCTTCAGATGAATTACTGGCCAGCTGAGGTCACCAATTTATCAGAGCTTCATGAGCCATTCTTTGATTATATGGACCAACTGATCATCAGTGGCAGAAAAACCGCCCGGGAAACTTATGGTATGCGGGGAGCTGCCTTGGCCCACGGCTCTGATCTTTGGCACATGACTTTTCTTCAGGCAGCCCAGGCCTATTGGGGTTCATGGTTGGGTGCTGGAGGTTGGATGATGCAACACTTTTGGGAGCGATACCAGTTTACTCAGGATAAAAAGTTCTTACAACAAAGATTCTTGCCTGCCATGGAAGAAATTGCAGCTTTTTATCTGGATTGGTTAATCCCTTATCCAGGAGATGGCAAGTGGGTTTCTTCCCCATCCACCTCACCAGAAAACAGTTTTATCAATGCAAAAGGGGAATCCGCTGCTTCCACCATGGGGGCAGCGATGGACCAACAGATTATCGCTGAGGTTTTTGACAATTTTATGCAGGCAAGTAAAATTTTGGGCTACCAATCCCCTATACTTGAAGAAGTGAAGACTAAAAGACAAAACTTAAGGTCAGGTTTAAGAATTGGAAGCGATGGAAGGTTATTAGAGTGGGATCAAGAATATGAAGAACCTGAAAAAGACCACAGACATATGTCCCATTTATATGCTTTTCATCCTGGAAATGCCATTACAAAAAATAAAACGCCTGATTTATTTGATGCCGTCAGAAAAACATTAGACTACCGACTGGCACATGGAGGCGCAGGAACCGGTTGGTCCAGGGCTTGGCTTATCAATTTTTCTGCCAGGCTACAGGATGGGGAAATGGCCCATGAACATATCCAAAAACTCATTCAACAATCCCTGTACCCCAATTTATTTGATGCCCATCCTCCCTTTCAAATTGATGGGAATTTCGGTTATACCGCAGGAATTGCTGAGATGCTCTTACAAAGTCATGATGGTTCTATTCACCTTTTGCCTGCACTTCCCAAGGAATGGCAGAAGGGTAAAATAACCGGGCTTAAAGCGAGAGGAAATTTCATTATCGATATGGAATGGAAGGAAGGCCAATTAATTACCGCACGTATTTCAGCGCCTATCGGGGGAAAAGCGTTTGTAAAATATAAAGGGAACCTTTTAGAGGTTGAATTGAATAAAGGGGAAACATTTGACTTTTCACTACAATAA
- a CDS encoding TlpA family protein disulfide reductase — protein sequence MIDWKKELKSWGIMLAVFAFLYFTGLITPIMGGVQSLLLATGIKKPKITLVDKSNTQFDYQGAFLDMEGNRVILEEYRGKTVFINLWATWCPPCRAEMPHIESLYKKVSGQENLEFLMIALDKEFEKSKDFIDKKGFTFPVVHASYGLNDALQSQSIPTTLVIDPNGEIVFYQEGMSNFDTQEFRDFLINQK from the coding sequence ATGATCGATTGGAAAAAAGAACTGAAAAGCTGGGGCATTATGCTGGCAGTTTTTGCTTTTCTATATTTTACAGGATTGATAACTCCCATTATGGGTGGCGTACAATCCTTGTTGCTTGCCACAGGTATTAAAAAACCAAAAATCACACTTGTTGATAAATCCAATACCCAATTTGACTATCAAGGTGCATTCCTTGACATGGAGGGCAACCGGGTGATATTGGAAGAATACCGAGGAAAAACAGTATTCATCAACCTTTGGGCAACCTGGTGCCCTCCCTGTAGGGCTGAAATGCCACATATCGAATCCTTGTATAAAAAAGTCAGTGGGCAGGAAAACCTGGAGTTCCTTATGATCGCCCTGGACAAAGAATTTGAAAAGAGTAAAGATTTTATCGATAAAAAAGGATTTACTTTCCCTGTGGTGCATGCCAGTTACGGACTGAATGATGCCTTACAAAGCCAATCCATTCCTACCACTCTGGTCATTGACCCTAATGGTGAAATCGTATTTTATCAGGAGGGAATGAGTAATTTTGACACACAAGAATTCCGTGATTTTCTCATCAATCAAAAATAA
- a CDS encoding valine--tRNA ligase yields MSLATKYNPEAAEAKWYQYWMEHKFFSSHVDHSKEPYTIVIPPPNVTGVLHMGHMLNNTIQDVLVRKARMEGKNACWVPGTDHASIATEAKVVAMLKERGIDKKSLSREEFLKYAWEWKEKYGGIILEQLKKLGASCDWDRTKFTMDPDLSDAVISVFVDLYNKGKIYRGVRMVNWDPQGKTALSDDEVIMKEIQSKLYYIKYRIEGSEDFLTIATTRPETIMADVAICINPNDPRFSHLKGKKAIIPLINRAIPIIEDEYVDMEFGTGCLKVTPAHDINDYELGIKHKLEVIDILNDDGTLNEKAQILVGEDRFIARKKIGKLLEEASQLDKIEDYKSNVGHSERTDAVIEPKLSLQWFLKMEEITKPALKAVMDDVIQLHPPKFKNMYRVWMENVRDWCISRQLWWGHQIPAFYLPNGEFVVAKTKEEALSLANEKFHTSYKLEDLRQDEDVLDTWFSSWLWPISVFDTDVFTTGKPNEDLKYYYPTNDLVTAPEILFFWVARMIIAGYEYLGDKPFKNVYLTGIVRDKLGRKMSKSLGNSPDPLDLIANYGADGVRTGMLFSSPAGNDLPFDEKLVEQGRNFANKIWNAFRLVKGWEIDETASGAENVAAIHWFENRFNEALTEIEDHFSKFRISDALMTTYKLVWDDFCSWYLEMIKPAYQQPIDRATYDKTILFFEDILKILHPFMPFLTEELWHQIKERTVSEALIVAAWPKAKAFDAKPIAEAAQIFEVVSQIRNIRSSKGISPKEAFALTVNTKQPELYSSFESVLRKLANLSELAFGKKVDNAVSFVVKADECFIPLGEQIDVEKEKENLLRELEYTKGFLNSVVKKLSNERFVTGAPAAVVENEKKKQADAEAKIKTLEEALAKFG; encoded by the coding sequence ATGTCATTAGCTACCAAATACAATCCTGAAGCCGCTGAGGCCAAGTGGTACCAGTACTGGATGGAGCACAAATTTTTCTCCTCCCATGTTGATCATAGCAAAGAACCTTATACTATCGTCATTCCGCCACCCAATGTGACAGGAGTGCTCCATATGGGGCATATGCTCAACAATACCATTCAGGATGTTTTGGTCAGAAAAGCAAGAATGGAGGGCAAAAATGCCTGCTGGGTACCCGGTACGGACCACGCTTCCATTGCTACAGAAGCCAAAGTTGTCGCCATGCTGAAAGAAAGAGGCATTGACAAAAAATCCCTTAGCAGAGAAGAGTTCCTTAAATATGCCTGGGAATGGAAGGAGAAATACGGGGGTATTATCCTTGAGCAATTGAAGAAACTGGGGGCTTCCTGTGACTGGGACCGCACCAAATTCACCATGGATCCAGACCTCAGTGATGCAGTAATTTCTGTTTTCGTTGATCTTTATAATAAAGGGAAAATCTATCGAGGTGTCAGGATGGTCAATTGGGACCCTCAGGGTAAAACCGCCCTATCGGACGATGAGGTGATTATGAAGGAAATCCAGTCCAAGCTGTATTACATCAAATACAGAATCGAAGGCTCTGAGGATTTCTTGACCATCGCTACCACACGCCCCGAAACGATCATGGCAGATGTCGCTATCTGTATCAATCCAAACGACCCAAGATTTTCCCACCTAAAGGGCAAAAAAGCTATTATTCCCCTGATCAACAGGGCCATCCCTATCATTGAGGATGAGTACGTGGACATGGAGTTTGGTACAGGTTGCCTGAAAGTAACCCCTGCCCACGACATCAATGACTATGAACTGGGCATCAAACACAAATTGGAAGTCATCGATATTTTGAATGATGATGGTACTTTGAATGAAAAGGCGCAGATTCTGGTCGGAGAAGACAGGTTTATTGCCAGAAAGAAAATCGGCAAATTACTGGAAGAAGCCAGTCAGCTTGATAAAATCGAGGATTATAAATCGAATGTAGGCCATTCTGAAAGAACTGATGCGGTCATTGAGCCCAAACTTTCGCTTCAATGGTTCCTGAAAATGGAAGAAATCACCAAACCAGCCCTGAAAGCGGTTATGGATGACGTAATTCAGCTCCATCCTCCAAAATTCAAAAACATGTACAGGGTATGGATGGAGAATGTCAGGGATTGGTGTATTTCCCGTCAGCTTTGGTGGGGGCATCAGATTCCGGCTTTCTACCTGCCCAATGGGGAATTTGTCGTGGCCAAAACCAAGGAAGAGGCCCTTTCCTTAGCCAATGAAAAATTCCACACTTCTTACAAGCTTGAAGACCTCAGACAAGACGAAGACGTGCTGGACACATGGTTCTCCTCCTGGTTGTGGCCAATCTCAGTTTTTGACACAGATGTCTTCACCACAGGCAAACCCAATGAAGACCTGAAATACTACTACCCTACCAATGACCTGGTCACCGCCCCTGAAATCCTTTTCTTCTGGGTGGCCAGAATGATCATTGCAGGTTACGAATACCTGGGTGACAAACCTTTCAAAAATGTGTACCTGACCGGTATCGTAAGGGACAAACTGGGCAGAAAAATGTCCAAGTCTTTGGGCAACTCTCCGGATCCGTTGGATCTGATCGCCAATTATGGCGCGGACGGAGTGCGAACAGGCATGCTCTTTTCCTCTCCTGCCGGTAATGACCTGCCATTTGACGAAAAGTTGGTGGAACAGGGCAGGAACTTTGCCAATAAAATCTGGAATGCTTTCCGATTGGTGAAAGGCTGGGAAATCGACGAAACAGCTTCTGGAGCTGAAAATGTAGCCGCCATTCATTGGTTTGAAAACCGGTTCAACGAGGCATTGACAGAAATTGAAGACCATTTCAGCAAATTCAGGATTTCAGATGCCCTGATGACGACGTACAAACTGGTTTGGGATGATTTCTGCTCCTGGTACCTGGAAATGATCAAACCAGCCTACCAGCAGCCAATCGATAGGGCTACGTATGACAAGACCATTCTATTCTTTGAGGATATCCTGAAAATCCTACATCCCTTTATGCCATTCCTTACGGAGGAACTTTGGCATCAGATCAAAGAAAGAACAGTTTCTGAAGCATTGATCGTTGCAGCCTGGCCAAAAGCAAAAGCTTTCGATGCCAAACCAATTGCAGAAGCAGCTCAGATTTTCGAAGTGGTATCCCAGATCCGAAATATCCGTTCTTCCAAAGGAATTTCCCCAAAAGAAGCCTTCGCTTTGACAGTAAACACCAAGCAGCCTGAACTTTACAGCAGTTTCGAGTCAGTATTGAGGAAACTGGCCAACCTTTCGGAACTGGCTTTTGGGAAAAAGGTGGACAATGCAGTGAGCTTTGTTGTGAAGGCTGATGAATGCTTTATCCCGCTTGGCGAACAGATTGACGTGGAAAAAGAAAAAGAAAACCTGCTTAGGGAACTGGAATATACCAAAGGCTTCCTGAATTCTGTGGTGAAGAAACTCAGCAATGAGCGTTTCGTGACAGGGGCACCGGCAGCCGTGGTAGAAAACGAGAAGAAAAAGCAGGCAGATGCAGAGGCCAAGATCAAAACCTTGGAAGAGGCTTTGGCCAAATTTGGGTAA
- the fahA gene encoding fumarylacetoacetase has product MSSPNITPLTSWVQVAKDSDFTIYNLPFGIFQNKRLSPRIGIAIGDKIVDLSVLHEEGFFSELSQLPNDIFVRDALNDFIALGKPVTRKVREIVQNLLKEDNEHLREHTCRGKAMVNRNEAQMLMPVKVGDYTDFYSSMEHATNVGMMFRDPENALLPNWKHLPVGYHGRSSSIIPSGVPFYRPKGQFKDANMEKPEFGPTRRLDFELEMAFITGGPTKMGDSISTEDAEDYIFGMVLFNDWSARDIQAWEYVPLGPFLGKNFASSISPWVVTLEALEPFRVAGPKQDPEVLPYLQCKKDHAFDIQLEVYIQPEGMKATKVCKSNFKYMYWNIAQQLAHHTVNGCNINVGDMMASGTISGPTEDSYGSMLELAWKGTKPVQLEEGGERKFIEDGDTVIMKGFAEKDGIRVGFGEVSSKVLPAK; this is encoded by the coding sequence ATGAGTAGCCCAAATATAACACCCCTGACCTCCTGGGTACAGGTAGCCAAAGATTCAGATTTCACCATTTACAATTTGCCTTTTGGTATTTTTCAAAATAAGAGGCTTTCTCCCAGAATTGGGATCGCCATTGGAGATAAGATCGTAGATCTTTCAGTATTGCATGAGGAGGGCTTTTTTTCTGAACTTTCTCAATTGCCCAATGACATCTTTGTAAGAGATGCTCTGAATGATTTTATCGCACTGGGTAAACCAGTTACCAGAAAAGTCAGAGAAATTGTCCAAAACTTGTTGAAAGAGGACAATGAACATCTCCGTGAGCATACTTGCCGTGGGAAGGCCATGGTGAACCGCAACGAGGCACAGATGTTGATGCCGGTTAAGGTGGGGGATTATACTGACTTTTACAGCAGTATGGAACATGCCACCAATGTGGGTATGATGTTCCGTGATCCGGAAAATGCGCTGCTTCCGAACTGGAAACATCTTCCAGTAGGCTATCATGGAAGATCGTCTTCGATTATTCCTTCCGGAGTTCCTTTTTATAGGCCTAAAGGACAGTTTAAAGACGCCAATATGGAAAAACCCGAGTTTGGACCTACTAGAAGGTTGGATTTTGAATTGGAGATGGCATTTATTACCGGTGGCCCTACTAAGATGGGAGACAGTATCAGTACGGAAGACGCAGAAGATTACATTTTTGGTATGGTACTTTTCAATGACTGGTCAGCGAGAGACATTCAGGCTTGGGAATATGTGCCATTAGGTCCTTTTTTAGGGAAAAATTTTGCTTCCAGCATCTCTCCATGGGTAGTGACATTAGAGGCTTTAGAACCTTTTAGAGTGGCAGGTCCAAAGCAGGACCCGGAGGTTTTGCCCTATTTGCAATGTAAAAAGGACCACGCTTTTGATATACAGTTGGAAGTATATATTCAACCCGAAGGCATGAAAGCCACCAAGGTATGTAAATCGAATTTTAAATACATGTATTGGAACATTGCGCAGCAACTGGCACACCATACGGTCAACGGCTGCAATATCAATGTTGGGGACATGATGGCATCGGGTACCATTTCAGGTCCTACTGAGGACAGTTACGGTTCCATGCTGGAACTTGCTTGGAAAGGTACCAAACCGGTACAATTGGAAGAAGGGGGAGAAAGGAAATTTATTGAAGATGGGGATACCGTCATTATGAAAGGATTTGCAGAAAAAGATGGAATAAGAGTAGGATTCGGAGAAGTATCCAGTAAAGTCCTTCCTGCTAAATAA
- a CDS encoding dodecin family protein, which produces MGVLKVIEVLANSNKGWEDAARNAVAHASKTVKHIRSVYVQEQSATVTNGEISQYRVNVKITFEIEE; this is translated from the coding sequence ATGGGAGTATTAAAAGTTATCGAAGTATTAGCAAATTCCAACAAAGGTTGGGAAGATGCAGCAAGAAATGCGGTTGCTCATGCCTCCAAAACAGTTAAACATATCAGATCTGTCTATGTCCAGGAACAAAGTGCAACTGTTACCAATGGAGAAATCAGTCAATACAGGGTCAATGTGAAAATCACTTTTGAAATCGAAGAATGA
- a CDS encoding flavin monoamine oxidase family protein: MNQVIVIGAGFSGIAAAKKLFEANIPFIVLEARERLGGRVFTKQLNQDLYLDFGGQWIGPSHDRMYALCEEFGIEYFETYDEGFNLLDLDQKVKKFKGLIPKMDILSLLNLDYVLKKLERMAKSIPLDSPWNHPKAMEFDSITLGAFVTSNCKTFACRKVITLALETVFASELNEISLLHGLFYIKSGRDLNTLINIKNGAQLHRIVGGMQTIIEKMAIPFKERIYFNHPVEKITKEKDDYLVTGRDFSFTAKRIIIAIPPPLAAKIEFQPMLSVEKRQVMDRIAMGQVGKCFMIYQRPFWRDSGFSGQAFADGHSPFQSMFDTSPKDGKYGIILGFTIGKRAREYFQKSKEERKKLMLDKLVCYYGRDAAHPISYEDFTMTDEAWSRGCYAGLYPTGAWTGFQDAYSKTEGNIYWAGTEASKIWFGYIEGAVRSGEQAAENIILNLSEGAHKK; the protein is encoded by the coding sequence ATGAATCAGGTGATTGTTATAGGCGCTGGCTTTTCGGGAATTGCCGCAGCCAAAAAGCTATTTGAAGCCAATATCCCATTTATTGTTCTGGAAGCCAGGGAAAGGCTTGGGGGAAGGGTTTTTACCAAGCAACTTAATCAGGACCTTTATCTTGATTTTGGAGGGCAATGGATCGGCCCGAGCCATGACCGCATGTATGCACTCTGTGAAGAATTTGGAATCGAGTATTTTGAAACTTACGATGAGGGTTTCAACCTCCTTGATTTGGACCAAAAAGTCAAAAAGTTCAAAGGATTGATCCCCAAAATGGACATACTCTCCTTGCTCAATCTGGATTATGTACTCAAAAAACTGGAAAGAATGGCCAAAAGCATTCCATTGGATAGCCCTTGGAACCATCCTAAAGCAATGGAATTTGACAGCATCACACTTGGGGCTTTTGTCACATCAAATTGTAAAACCTTTGCCTGCCGGAAAGTAATCACCTTGGCACTTGAAACTGTTTTTGCTTCCGAACTGAATGAAATTTCCTTACTTCACGGTCTTTTCTACATCAAATCCGGGAGAGACCTTAACACCCTGATCAATATCAAAAACGGCGCACAGCTTCACAGGATAGTAGGCGGTATGCAGACCATCATTGAGAAAATGGCAATTCCATTTAAGGAAAGGATTTACTTCAACCACCCTGTTGAAAAAATCACAAAAGAAAAGGACGATTACCTGGTGACCGGCAGGGATTTTTCTTTTACTGCTAAAAGGATCATTATAGCCATTCCTCCACCCCTTGCAGCAAAAATTGAATTCCAGCCCATGTTATCAGTCGAAAAAAGACAGGTCATGGACCGGATTGCCATGGGACAAGTGGGCAAATGTTTTATGATTTATCAAAGACCTTTTTGGAGAGATTCTGGATTTAGCGGACAGGCATTCGCAGACGGTCACTCTCCTTTTCAATCCATGTTTGACACCTCTCCCAAAGATGGTAAATACGGGATCATTCTGGGTTTTACAATTGGAAAAAGGGCCCGGGAATACTTCCAAAAAAGTAAGGAGGAAAGGAAAAAACTGATGTTGGATAAACTTGTTTGCTATTATGGCAGGGATGCAGCCCATCCAATAAGCTATGAAGATTTCACCATGACGGATGAGGCCTGGAGTCGGGGTTGCTATGCGGGGCTTTACCCTACGGGAGCATGGACCGGTTTTCAGGATGCCTATTCCAAAACTGAAGGGAATATTTATTGGGCAGGTACAGAAGCTTCAAAAATATGGTTCGGGTACATAGAAGGTGCTGTCAGGTCAGGAGAACAGGCCGCTGAAAACATAATTCTAAACCTGAGCGAAGGAGCTCATAAAAAATGA
- a CDS encoding IS30 family transposase → MNKFKHLSQEQRYQIEALFRNGTSQTKIAAIIGVNKSTVSRELQRNTGKRGRYSGEYKAAVAQNRTDERHRLKRKRIKFTESLKEEARKFLVVDKLSPELISVTWKKQGKEGVCHETLYNWIFTAKKSSHWRYRRDRELYKNLRHGKRKRKRGNYRHTRGIIRERVPIDQRPPVVEKRQRIGDIEVDLMMGKNHKSALLVLVDRATLVTTIEKLDGKNADIIEQKIAKRIQRIGASFFKSITFDNDMAFANHYKIRDKFNIPTFFTRPYTSQDKGTVENRIGLIRAFLPKGTDLNQISREQIQNIETKINNRPIRKFNYLSPIECLMKKLGVAFMT, encoded by the coding sequence ATGAATAAATTTAAACATCTCAGCCAGGAACAAAGGTACCAAATAGAGGCTTTATTTAGAAACGGAACTTCCCAGACCAAAATCGCTGCGATTATCGGTGTCAACAAAAGTACTGTATCCAGAGAACTTCAAAGAAATACCGGCAAGAGGGGCCGTTATAGCGGTGAATATAAGGCTGCAGTTGCCCAGAACCGTACAGACGAAAGACATAGACTCAAGAGAAAGCGAATCAAATTTACCGAGTCCCTTAAAGAAGAGGCCCGCAAATTCCTTGTTGTTGACAAATTGAGCCCAGAGCTAATATCGGTCACCTGGAAGAAACAAGGTAAAGAAGGGGTTTGTCATGAGACACTCTACAACTGGATATTTACTGCCAAAAAAAGTAGCCATTGGAGATACCGAAGGGACAGGGAGCTTTACAAGAATCTCCGGCATGGTAAAAGAAAGCGTAAGAGAGGTAATTACAGGCATACCAGAGGAATTATCAGGGAGAGAGTTCCAATTGACCAAAGGCCTCCTGTAGTTGAAAAAAGACAAAGGATAGGAGATATTGAAGTAGACCTTATGATGGGGAAAAACCACAAATCAGCTCTTTTGGTACTGGTGGACAGGGCAACCTTGGTTACTACCATAGAGAAACTTGATGGTAAAAATGCAGATATCATTGAACAGAAAATAGCAAAGAGAATACAGAGAATTGGTGCTTCGTTCTTCAAATCAATCACTTTCGATAATGATATGGCATTCGCAAACCATTATAAAATCAGAGATAAATTCAATATCCCAACATTCTTTACAAGACCATACACTTCACAGGATAAAGGAACAGTGGAAAACAGAATCGGACTTATCAGGGCTTTCCTGCCAAAGGGTACTGACCTCAATCAAATCTCTCGGGAACAGATCCAAAATATAGAAACCAAAATCAATAACAGGCCAATAAGAAAGTTTAATTATCTTAGTCCTATCGAATGTCTAATGAAAAAATTAGGCGTTGCATTTATGACTTGA
- a CDS encoding nitrilase-related carbon-nitrogen hydrolase gives MKKLAFALLIILLLWTIWANTGNLKGLPEVEAHISHVENLSPPLTDSIRGNVVGIQPYMEETDYLSEERFFQKMEYYFEKAKEAGFFKKNTIVLLPEYLGTWLVILEEKPSVAKSTTLTWAMAQLVLTNPFEFIKHYPLSKNEGDRIASTLFRMKSNQMAKAYEKCFLTLSKKYQVFINAGSINLPDPQIVDNQIVVKKEAALYNSSFLFGPDGSIFPQVIKKAFPIESEKPFITASTPSGIPSFDLPMAKVAILVCADSWYPEAYEAIEGVDLVLVNSYCAIDGAMDVPWAGYNGAPAPNDVDLSDIGKISEKEAWKKYALPGRIGKSGAKNGANVFLRGHLWDLGTDGQPFFIRNGELIHLHAAEKAGIWNMDF, from the coding sequence ATGAAAAAACTAGCTTTCGCTTTATTGATCATACTCCTATTATGGACCATTTGGGCCAATACGGGAAACTTAAAGGGCTTACCAGAGGTAGAGGCCCATATCAGCCATGTGGAGAACCTCAGCCCACCCTTGACAGACAGCATTCGGGGAAATGTGGTCGGCATACAACCTTATATGGAAGAGACTGATTATTTATCTGAAGAAAGGTTTTTTCAAAAAATGGAATACTATTTTGAAAAAGCCAAAGAGGCAGGATTTTTCAAAAAAAACACCATTGTATTGCTCCCTGAGTACCTCGGAACCTGGTTGGTTATTTTGGAAGAAAAACCTTCAGTGGCAAAGAGTACTACCCTGACTTGGGCAATGGCTCAACTGGTTTTGACCAATCCATTTGAATTTATCAAACACTATCCTTTGTCAAAAAATGAAGGGGACAGAATAGCCTCCACCCTCTTCAGAATGAAGTCAAATCAAATGGCAAAAGCCTACGAAAAATGCTTTTTAACACTGTCTAAAAAATACCAGGTGTTTATAAATGCGGGTTCTATTAATTTACCGGATCCACAGATAGTTGACAATCAAATTGTTGTAAAAAAAGAAGCCGCACTTTATAACAGCTCCTTTCTTTTTGGTCCTGATGGCAGTATTTTTCCCCAAGTCATCAAAAAGGCATTTCCCATCGAGTCGGAAAAGCCATTTATCACTGCATCTACTCCGTCTGGCATTCCAAGTTTTGATCTTCCAATGGCCAAAGTGGCCATTTTGGTCTGTGCAGACTCATGGTATCCGGAGGCTTATGAAGCTATCGAAGGGGTGGATTTGGTTTTGGTCAATTCCTATTGTGCCATTGATGGTGCGATGGATGTTCCCTGGGCGGGCTATAATGGTGCCCCCGCTCCAAATGATGTGGATTTGAGTGATATCGGGAAAATATCCGAAAAGGAAGCCTGGAAAAAATATGCCCTCCCTGGAAGAATTGGAAAATCAGGAGCTAAAAATGGCGCCAATGTATTCCTGAGAGGGCATTTGTGGGATTTAGGTACTGATGGACAACCCTTCTTTATCCGAAATGGAGAACTAATTCATTTACATGCTGCTGAAAAAGCCGGTATTTGGAATATGGATTTCTAA